The following DNA comes from Anaerostipes rhamnosivorans.
CAGATGCGCCGCGTAAACATGAATGAAACGCTGCTTTAACAGTTCCACCATCTCTGCCAGATCCTCCACATAACAAAACGGCACCCGGAAGATGGAACCCATAGTAGAGCGTATGACTTTTGGGTTGTAGATATCCACCGTATCTTTGCTCATGATGACACAGCAGACTCCTGCTCCTTCTCCGGTCCTGATCAATGTCCCCAGATTCCCCGGATCCTGTAGGTTCTCCAGCAAAAGAATGCTGTTGCCGTCCCTTTTTATTATTTCAGAAATCGGGGTCTGCTCCATTCTCACCAGGGAAAGAATCCCCTGGGGTGTCTCTGTATCAGAGATCTCACGGAACACTTGGGAAGAGACCTCCTCGAAAGAAACATCCCGGAGTATCTCTCCATGCTCCTGTAAAAAATCACTGGAAACAAATACTTTTTCTCTCCGGTCCTCCGGTATCTCCCGAAACATGCGGAGTCCCTCAATAACAAACAGTCCGGTCTTTTTTCTCTCTCTGGAACTTTTCAGTAATTTTACCACCTGTTTGATCTGTTTATTCTGTGATGTTGTAATCATAAGTTTTTCTCCACTATCTAAAGCCGGTACAGGAAAACCCCAGTCCGGACATCACTTCCATTTATCTAAGCTTGATCAAATCTTCTTTATTTCCAATCACAATCAGGCTGTCGCGCTCATTTAATATCTGGTCTGGATCCGGCGCCCCGTTAAAATCTTCTCCACTGTGGATGGCCACAACATTGATGTTATATTTCCCACGGATATCCAGCTGGCGCAGATTTTTCCCAACCCAGCCTTTTTTCAGATGTATCTCCACGATACTGGTCTTGGATGACAGGTCAAACAGGTCCATCACTTTTCCACTCACAAGATTGTAGGCAGTCCTGGCACCCATTTCCTCCTCAGGATATACCACCTCATCGGCGCCGATCCTTTTTAGAATCTCTCCTTTCAGCCTTCCATCTGCCTTAGCAAGGATATACGGAACTCCGATCTCCTTTGCGATCATCAGTGCCATAACACTGGCTTCCAGACTTTCCGCAGTGGCAATGACCACCCCGTCCATCTCCTCCAAACCGATGCTGTTCATCACTTCCATATCGGTGACATCCGCGCA
Coding sequences within:
- a CDS encoding potassium channel family protein; the encoded protein is MGKSYAVLGLGKFGKSVALNLMKDGAEVLAVDQKEELVRDIVDYVTCAVCADVTDMEVMNSIGLEEMDGVVIATAESLEASVMALMIAKEIGVPYILAKADGRLKGEILKRIGADEVVYPEEEMGARTAYNLVSGKVMDLFDLSSKTSIVEIHLKKGWVGKNLRQLDIRGKYNINVVAIHSGEDFNGAPDPDQILNERDSLIVIGNKEDLIKLR
- a CDS encoding TrmH family RNA methyltransferase codes for the protein MITTSQNKQIKQVVKLLKSSRERKKTGLFVIEGLRMFREIPEDRREKVFVSSDFLQEHGEILRDVSFEEVSSQVFREISDTETPQGILSLVRMEQTPISEIIKRDGNSILLLENLQDPGNLGTLIRTGEGAGVCCVIMSKDTVDIYNPKVIRSTMGSIFRVPFCYVEDLAEMVELLKQRFIHVYAAHLDGTDYTEESYDKISAFLIGNEGNGLTDRIAALADKRIRIPMEGRVESLNAAMAGGLLMYEARRQRKGGS